The following proteins are encoded in a genomic region of Roseofilum casamattae BLCC-M143:
- a CDS encoding DUF29 domain-containing protein — MSHKLQNPIKVPLYEQDFLLWTEQQSRSLANRDMEAIDWKNIQEEILALGRSERHQLENRLEVLLEHLLKRCYVDSTYDNRGWELTIKEQRKQIRRLLRSSPSLKTYFIKIFSEIWEDARSDVEDIYPKIDFPEVCPFSDDLDVLLTDTFWN; from the coding sequence ATGAGTCATAAACTACAAAACCCGATTAAAGTTCCGTTGTATGAGCAAGATTTTCTGCTCTGGACTGAGCAACAATCTCGCTCTCTTGCCAACCGCGATATGGAGGCGATAGATTGGAAAAATATTCAAGAGGAAATTCTAGCCTTGGGACGCAGCGAACGGCATCAACTCGAAAATCGCTTAGAAGTTTTACTCGAACATCTATTAAAGCGATGTTATGTTGATAGTACTTATGACAATCGCGGATGGGAATTAACCATTAAAGAGCAGCGCAAACAAATTCGCCGCTTATTGCGTAGTTCGCCCAGTCTCAAGACCTATTTTATCAAAATTTTCTCGGAAATATGGGAAGATGCACGATCTGATGTAGAAGACATTTACCCAAAAATCGATTTTCCTGAAGTCTGTCCGTTCTCCGATGATTTAGATGTTTTGCTAACGGACACATTTTGGAATTAA
- a CDS encoding DUF262 domain-containing protein, translating into MFDIAKAFDNSSESVSDFFQRPGVGFYIPLYQRDYSWSKENIDQLMQDICDGVHLLVNSDKNDNSSICFLGTIILLLEKDTINNIKPQDYRALPEKIYNVIDGQQRISTLALLACRVYEKLFYYQSKFPKDSTYDGLKEAVNRYKSILLELFSVDLKRGIPEKKPIIIRGQVDSWTFDGLDNNYQSGIAHYLSLFIRKVVESENSRKFPILLQKSLVRIDKNLKANLRAINSWLNKVETSHQQDSGNDDFPAAWYILDKMPQKYLWSYDRPEIVEMLNNCRDGRDEMTKAQSIVCSTVQLLALSYYLLERCCFTLIKPKSEDWAFDMFQSLNATGTPLTALETFKPLVVNFVSSDGTKFEESVSGKHFAAIDLLFSDLNSASAKNKLTNDYLNLLGLTYDGGKQPSRQFSSQRRWLTEKYKECVSLAQKENFTHRMAHIATYWNDIVKDKDPTNARIFEQREYQEKRKEAVFCILYLQDASHKMANTVLSRFYSLYLRNQHDNNAAFDFMDACKVVAAFFTLWRSALPNTGLDQEYRKLLQDQISWQQGDSNLSVPSLKQSFKNVLENKQIAKKEDWKRKAIDYLRFDNSSKSVCKFALTIASNDTIPDPDNIGLMKIGRSGSSLHYLDGEQWKSRDLKTIEHIAPQNPDNDSWDRALYTNNEDYQQIGNLTLLPTDINSSAGNKIWVEKWIYYSHLAETDPQKLDKLKNTAQENGVNLDRSTIKLLKEASYAHHIKSIVQVGPTGTWDKALVERRTERICDILWECMNQWLTE; encoded by the coding sequence ATGTTTGATATTGCCAAAGCATTTGACAACTCCAGTGAAAGTGTTTCTGATTTTTTTCAAAGACCAGGTGTTGGATTTTATATACCTTTATATCAACGTGATTATAGCTGGTCTAAAGAAAATATAGATCAATTAATGCAAGATATTTGTGACGGAGTCCATTTGTTAGTTAATTCTGATAAGAATGATAATAGTTCAATCTGCTTTTTAGGGACTATAATTCTCTTACTGGAAAAAGATACGATAAATAATATTAAGCCACAAGATTACCGAGCATTACCAGAAAAAATATATAATGTGATTGATGGACAACAAAGGATATCAACCCTTGCATTACTTGCTTGTCGCGTGTACGAAAAATTATTTTATTATCAATCTAAATTTCCTAAAGACTCTACTTATGATGGGCTAAAAGAAGCTGTAAATCGCTATAAATCTATATTGTTGGAGCTTTTTTCTGTCGATCTAAAGCGTGGAATTCCAGAAAAAAAACCAATCATTATTCGAGGACAAGTTGATAGCTGGACATTTGACGGTCTTGATAATAACTACCAATCAGGAATTGCACATTATCTGAGTTTATTTATACGGAAAGTAGTAGAATCCGAAAACAGCAGAAAGTTTCCAATACTACTTCAAAAGTCTCTAGTCCGAATCGATAAGAACTTAAAAGCAAACCTAAGAGCAATTAATTCTTGGTTGAATAAAGTAGAAACCAGCCACCAACAAGATAGTGGAAATGATGATTTCCCAGCCGCATGGTACATTTTAGATAAAATGCCTCAAAAGTATTTATGGAGTTACGATCGGCCAGAGATAGTTGAGATGCTGAACAACTGCCGAGATGGTCGAGATGAAATGACTAAAGCTCAATCCATAGTTTGCTCTACAGTACAACTTTTAGCTTTGAGTTATTATTTACTTGAGCGGTGTTGCTTTACACTGATAAAACCAAAATCAGAAGATTGGGCATTTGACATGTTTCAATCCCTAAATGCAACTGGAACACCTTTAACTGCACTAGAAACATTTAAACCCTTAGTTGTAAACTTTGTCAGCTCAGATGGTACTAAATTTGAAGAGTCAGTGTCGGGTAAACATTTTGCCGCAATCGATCTGTTATTTAGTGATTTGAATAGTGCATCTGCTAAAAATAAGCTAACTAATGACTACTTGAATTTATTGGGATTAACCTATGATGGAGGAAAACAACCCTCTCGACAGTTTAGTTCTCAAAGGAGATGGTTAACTGAAAAATATAAAGAGTGTGTATCTCTAGCTCAAAAGGAAAATTTTACCCATAGAATGGCACATATAGCTACATACTGGAATGATATCGTTAAAGATAAAGATCCTACTAATGCTCGTATCTTTGAGCAGAGAGAATACCAAGAAAAACGAAAAGAAGCTGTTTTTTGTATTCTATACCTTCAAGACGCAAGTCATAAAATGGCTAACACTGTTCTTAGCCGTTTTTACTCACTTTACTTAAGAAATCAACATGATAATAATGCAGCTTTTGATTTCATGGATGCCTGTAAAGTAGTTGCAGCATTTTTTACTCTTTGGCGTTCAGCTCTACCTAATACTGGTTTAGATCAAGAGTATAGAAAATTGCTTCAAGACCAAATATCATGGCAGCAAGGAGATTCTAATTTGTCTGTGCCTTCATTAAAACAATCTTTTAAGAATGTCCTTGAAAACAAACAAATCGCAAAAAAAGAAGATTGGAAAAGAAAAGCGATTGATTATCTTAGATTTGATAATAGTAGTAAAAGTGTTTGTAAATTTGCTCTCACAATCGCGTCAAATGATACCATCCCCGATCCAGACAACATAGGGTTAATGAAAATTGGAAGATCTGGATCGAGTCTACATTACCTAGATGGCGAACAATGGAAATCTAGAGATCTTAAAACGATTGAACATATTGCACCTCAGAATCCTGATAATGACAGTTGGGATCGAGCTTTATACACTAATAATGAAGATTATCAGCAAATTGGTAACTTGACTTTACTACCTACTGATATAAATAGTTCTGCTGGCAACAAAATATGGGTTGAAAAGTGGATATACTATTCTCACTTAGCTGAAACCGATCCACAGAAACTTGATAAATTAAAGAATACTGCTCAGGAAAATGGAGTGAATTTAGATCGTTCTACAATCAAACTTTTGAAAGAAGCATCGTATGCTCACCACATCAAGTCAATTGTGCAAGTTGGGCCGACAGGTACATGGGATAAAGCATTAGTTGAGAGAAGAACTGAACGTATATGCGATATTCTTTGGGAGTGCATGAATCAATGGTTGACAGAATAG
- a CDS encoding Txe/YoeB family addiction module toxin: protein MDEWELVFTKQAEKDSKKVASSGLGKQVTKILDLIKENPYATYPSYEKLTGDLQGYYSRRINIQHRLVYQILTEDKIIKIIRMWTHYES, encoded by the coding sequence ATAGATGAATGGGAGTTAGTATTTACCAAGCAAGCGGAGAAAGATTCCAAAAAAGTAGCATCTTCTGGTCTGGGAAAACAAGTTACAAAAATTTTGGATCTGATAAAAGAAAATCCTTATGCAACTTATCCTAGTTATGAAAAACTAACTGGAGATTTGCAGGGTTATTATTCTAGAAGAATTAATATACAGCATCGTTTAGTTTATCAAATATTAACAGAAGATAAGATAATTAAAATTATCCGGATGTGGACGCACTATGAGTCATAA
- a CDS encoding type II toxin-antitoxin system Phd/YefM family antitoxin codes for METISVNQDSTQIKELVDRAIEYEKPLLLESSVGNAILISQKSWNAIQETLYLQSIPGMAESIKEGGKMTIEDCVDELTVKEILNG; via the coding sequence ATGGAAACCATTTCAGTTAATCAAGACTCTACTCAAATCAAGGAATTAGTCGATCGAGCTATTGAATATGAGAAACCTCTTTTATTAGAAAGCTCGGTAGGAAATGCTATTTTGATTAGTCAAAAGAGTTGGAATGCAATTCAAGAAACTCTTTATTTACAATCCATCCCTGGTATGGCTGAATCGATTAAAGAAGGCGGGAAAATGACAATAGAAGATTGTGTTGATGAATTGACAGTAAAGGAAATTTTAAATGGATGA